In a genomic window of Lycium ferocissimum isolate CSIRO_LF1 chromosome 9, AGI_CSIRO_Lferr_CH_V1, whole genome shotgun sequence:
- the LOC132029724 gene encoding N6-adenosine-methyltransferase MT-A70-like encodes METQSDGTDEVSTIKELRQQHESRIQTLHNTQLELISSLQQTILPNIVSSLDLSLQTISSINGKPFTPLPTTLPNTPNPNLHVPKISAPRVTELSRSSSDKERMVIDECGGPLLVVRAMVAVCLLERVPFSAIDSSTLLRKLENDSSNMEAEKAAIRELGGESGAIMAVEMALKSMAEDNGCVELENFVVSGKSRIMVLNIDRTRLLKELPESKQNEGGNRNSNSNSNQEMVKRVSDNNGGGVFGMWDHHPHMQGMMFPGNMVGPRGGHRGMVGMMGMPRGVGVPPPMPRPPMGPVLGGGGGNSIALLKPKSEEDEMKDLENMLNKKSFKELQKSKTGEELLDLIHRPTAKESAVAARFKSKGGSQVKEYCSALTKEDCRRQAGSYIACDKVHFRRIIAAHTDVNLGDCSFLDTCRHMKTCKYVHYELDSTPDVSPMMMGAGTLGPPKALKPQRAHYCSEVELGEPQWINCDIRSFRMDILGQFGVIMADPPWDIHMELPYGTMADDEMRTLNVPALQTDGLIFLWVTGRAMELGRECLELWGYKRVEEIIWVKTNQLQRIIRTGRTGHWLNHSKEHCLVGIKGNPEVNRNIDTDVIVAEVRETSRKPDEMYPLLERISPRTRKLELFARMHNVHGGWMSLGNQLQGVRLVDEGLRARFKAAYPDVEVQPSSPPRPSVMEIDSSSNQTRNAFAGGESKAAGTQVAEATASDAAYATEGKAVNRDVEMTS; translated from the exons ATGGAAACTCAATCCGACGGCACAGACGAAGTGAGCACGATAAAAGAGCTCCGTCAACAACACGAAAGCCGTATTCAAACCCTACACAACACCCAACTCGAACTCATCTCCTCATTACAGCAAACCATACTCCCCAACATCGTCTCTTCCTTAGACCTCTCACTCCAAACCATCTCATCCATCAATGGCAAGCCCTTCACCCCATTACCCACCACCCTCCCTAACACCCCCAACCCTAATCTACACGTCCCGAAAATCAGTGCCCCACGTGTTACGGAACTTTCTAGAAGTAGCAGTGACAAGGAGAGAATGGTAATTGATGAATGTGGTGGGCCATTGTTGGTTGTTAGGGCTATGGTTGCTGTGTGTTTGTTGGAGAGAGTGCCGTTTAGTGCTATTGATTCGTCGACGTTGTTGAGGAAGTTGGAGAATGATTCGTCGAATATGGAGGCTGAGAAGGCGGCGATTAGGGAGTTAGGTGGGGAGTCGGGAGCGATAATGGCCGTTGAAATGGCGTTGAAATCGATGGCGGAGGATAACGGTTGTGTGGAGTTGGAGAATTTTGTTGTTAGTGGGAAATCTAGGATTATGGTGTTGAATATTGATAGGACTAGGTTGTTGAAAGAATTGCCCGAAAGTAAGCAAAATGAGGGGGGAAATCggaatagtaatagtaatagtaatcaAGAAATGGTGAAAAGAGTGAGTGATAATAATGGTGGAGGGGTTTTTGGAATGTGGGACCATCATCCACATATGCAGGGTATGATGTTTCCGGGGAATATGGTGGGACCGAGAGGCGGGCATAGAGGAATGGTGGGTATGATGGGGATGCCGAGAGGTGTTGGTGTTCCACCACCGATGCCTAGACCACCAATGGGGCCGGTTttaggaggaggaggaggaaattCTATTGCTTTGTTGAAACCTAAGTCggaagaagatgaaatgaagGATTTAGAGAATATGTTGAATAAGAAAAGTTTTAAGGAATTGCAGAAATCGAAAACCGGAGAGGAGTTGTTGGACCTTATTCATCGGCCAACTGCCAAGGAATCTGCTGTCGCTGCAAGG TTCAAAAGCAAAGGTGGTTCCCAGGTGAAGGAATATTGTTCAGCTTTAACAAAGGAAGATTGTCGACGCCAAGCTGGTTCCTACATTGCTTGTGATAAG GTTCATTTTCGGCGAATAATTGCTGCACATACTGATGTCAACTTAGGTGATTGCTCTTTTCTTGATACTTGCCGTCACATGAAG ACATGCAAATATGTCCATTATGAGCTTGACTCGACACCAGATGTATCACCCATGATGATGGGAGCAGGTACCTTGGGCCCTCCCAAGGCTTTGAAGCCTCAGCGTGCTCATTACTGCTCAGAAGTAGAGCTTGGTGAACCACAATGGATTAATTGTGACATACGGTCATTTAGAATGGATATTTTAGGGCAATTTGGAGTTATAATGGCTGATCCACCATGGGATATTCATATGGAATTGCCTTATGGGACAATGGCTGATGATGAAATGCGTACTCTAAATGTCCCTGCACTGCAAACTGATGGTCTTATATTCCTTTGGGTCACCGGACGTGCAATGGAGCTTGGACGGGAATG TCTAGAGCTTTGGGGTTACAAGCGTGTTGAGGAGATCATTTGGGTTAAGACCAATCAACTTCAGCGAATCATCAGAACGGGCAGGACAGGCCATTGGCTCAATCACAGCAAGGAACATTGCCTTGTTGGAATAAAGGGAAATCCAGAGGTGAACAGGAATATTGACACTGATGTCATTGTAGCAGAGGTTCGGGAAACGAGTCGTAAGCCAGATGAG ATGTACCCCTTGCTCGAAAGAATTAGTCCAAGGACAAGAAAGCTGGAGTTATTTGCTCGGATGCACAATGTTCATGGCGG GTGGATGTCGCTTGGGAACCAACTACAAGGCGTACGATTAGTTGATGAAGGGCTTAGGGCACGGTTCAAGGCTGCATATCCAGATGTGGAGGTGCAACCTTCATCACCTCCAAGGCCATCTGTGATGGAAAtagattcaagttctaatcaAACGAGGAATGCGTTTGCTGGAGGGGAATCAAAGGCTGCAGGGACCCAGGTCGCTGAGGCCACTGCATCAGATGCAGCCTATGCAACTGAAGGAAAAGCAGTAAACCGTGATGTGGAGATGACTAGCTAA